The nucleotide sequence GCCGTAGTAAAAGACTTGGTTGATGACGCGAAGGTACCCATCACCGACAAGATGAAAGCGACCCAGCAAGATTACTTCGACGATTGACCTTCCTGGGACCGCGGGCGTCCCGCAGGGCTGTTTAATGTGTGGAAGTGAACAGGTACGGGCACCCACCCGCTCGTTAACACTCGCGGTTCGCCAAAAGGCTCAGGCGAACCGCGAGTGTTAACGAGCGGGTGGAGTGACGCAACCGCGAGAATTCAACGGCCTTGGAGCGTCCCGCCCGCACCTTCCCGGGTCTGTGATTCGTTTGTGACGTTCGTGTACCCAGCCCGAGCGGGCGAGACGCCCGCGGTCCCAGGAAAGGCTCCCGTGCGTTGGTTTCTCGTAATCGTCGCACTCATCGGCGCCGCGATCGCGCTCCAGGCGGGGTTGGTCGCGTTCGCGGGGTACGTGCTGCTCGGCGTGTACCTGCTGTCGCGTTATTTAGCGCGCAGATGGGTGCGCGACCTCAGCGCGACGCGCGCGTGCGATTCGGCCCCGCGCGAAGTGGGCGAAACGACCGAAGTCACCGTGACGCTCACGAACACCGGGGCGATTCCGATCGCGTGGGTGCTGGTCGAGGATCTGCTGCCGGACTTCGCGGTGAAGGCGCGCACCCCGCGCATCACGGTCAAAGGCAAGCGCGTTCACGTCGTGACCCTTCGCGGAAAGCAAACGAAGACGATCAAGTACAAGGTCACGTTCGCGCTGCGCGGGTACTACCCGCTCGGGCCGACACTGCTCGAAACGGGCGACGTGTTCGGGCTGCACCGGCGCCACCGCGTGATCGGGAAGCCGATTTACGTGATGGTGTACCCCAAGGTCGTGGACCTACCCAAATACAACTTCGCGTCGGAGCGGCCAATTGGGGAAGTGCGACTCCAGAACCGGCTCTTTGAAGACCCGACGCGGACCGCGGGCGTGCGGCAATACGTCATGGGCGACCCACTCCAGCGCGTTCACTGGAAGGTGACGGCGCGCACGGGCCAACTCCACTGCCGCATTTACGAGCCCACGACGCTCGCCGGCGCAACGATCCTCGTGGACTTCCACCAGGACGGCTACCACAAGCGCGGCGAACCGCACCGCTCGGAACTCGCAGTCACCACCGCCGTGAGCATTGCCTACGCGGTGTCCGTACTGAACGTGCAGGTCGGGTTCGCGAGCAACGGGCGCGACGCCGCCGACCGCATTCGCGAAGAATCGCTCGCGGCGGAATCGCCCGAGGCCCAAGTCGAGGGACACGCGACACGCGACGAGGCCCGCGACCGGTTCGAGATGAACGACGAGAGCAACCGTATGCGACCGGTCGTGGTGGACACGCGGCGCGGGTTCGATCAGTTCCAGCAGATCCGCGAGGCACTCGCGCGGCTCGAATTCACGGACGCCTTCACCTTCGCGCAACTCGCACTCGAGATGGCCGCGCGCATGCCGCGCGACGCGACGGTGATTGCCGTACTCCCACGAGTGCCGGTCGAAACGGCCATCGCCCTCGGTACGCTGCGCAGACAGGGGTTCGCGGTGAGCGTGATCCTCATCGGCCTCGACGAGAACCACAAGCTCGAAGCGCACGGGCGCCTGCTCGCCGAAACGATTCGCGACATCCGGTACGCGAACACCGTGGAAGAACTGGCCAACCTCGGCGCGAACACGACCGCCTACAGTCCGGCGGCGTATACGGTCGATATACCACTTTCATGAACCGCGACCGACTGCTCGCCTTTGCTCAGCTCCTCCGCATCCCGAACGTGTTCACCGCGTTCGCCGATATCGCGCTCGGCGCGTGCGTGGGCGCGGCACTGCTCCCTTCGGCGCCGGCCCAGTTTTGGGGCGCGTACCTCATCCTCGCACTCGCGTCGGGGTGCCTGTACCTCGCGGGTATGGTCTGGAACGACTTCTTCGATTTCGCCGAGGACAAGAAGAATCGCGCGTTCCGACCGCTCCCGTCGGGGCGCGTGAGTCGGGGAACTGCGGTCGTGCTCGGCGTGCTGCTGTTCGCGGCCGGGATCGCACTCGCTGGGACAGCCGGGTTCGTGGCGCAAGCCGAATGGACCCACGAGCCGCTGGTGTTCGCACTGGGCCTGATCGCGGCGGTGCTCATTTACGACGGTGGGGCGAAGCGCACGCCCTTCGGCCCGATCGCGATGGCCGCGTGCCGGTTCCTGAACGTGCTGTTCGCGCTGTCGCTCGTTCCCGATGACGTGCTCGAGATGGAAAAGCGCATCCACCTCGCGGGCGTCGTGGGCGTGTACATCGTGGGCGTGACGTGGTTCGCCCGCACCGAAGAGGGCAAGAGCCGGCAGCGCGACCTCGCGCTCGCGGCCGGTGTCATCGGGCTGGCGCTCTTACTCGCGCTGCTGCTCCGGGTGAAACTCGGGAGCAGTTTGGGCACGTTCGCGTTCCCGTACCTGTTGGTCGGGTTCGGGTTCCTGGTGGGCCTGCCCATCTCGCGTGCGATCGCCGACCCGGGCTCGCGCAACGTGCAAGCGGCCGTGAAGCGGTGCGTGCTCGGGCTCGTGTTTCTCGACGCGGTGCTCGCGACGATGTTCATCGGCTTGCCCGGGTTGCTCGTGCTTTTGTTGTTGCCCCCCGCGCTCTGGCTCGGAAAATGGGTCTACTCGACTTGAGTCAAATGCCGGAAGAAGAAGAACCGCGGATCACGCAGAGAACGCAGATCAATGCAAAAAGCAGCGAACGGCGCGGCGTCAGCCCGCCGGCACTGGCCGAAAACCATCGGCGGGTTGACGCCGCGCCGTTCGCCCGCACCATGATCCAATGCCTCGCAGTATTTGATCGGCGTTCTCTGCGTGATCTGCGGTTCTTCTTCGCTCAACCTCAAACCTAAACACCACCATGCACGACCGTCGCACGTTCCTGCTCACCGGAGGCGCTACCGTGGCCGCTACACTGATCCCCGACGCGCTCTCGGGCGCGGACGGCAACGACGAAGCCGCGGCCGTTATCAAGGCCCACGTCACGAAGTTGCAGCCCCTGGAGGTCGCGAGCGGGATCGCGTGGTGGACCGCGAACACCACCGGCAAGGACGAGGACTTCCAGAAGAAGGAAGAGGCGCAGAACAAGATCGACGCGGCGCTATCCGACAAGAAGATGTTCGACCGCGTGAAGGCGCTGAAAGCCGCGGCCGATAAGGGCGCCATCAAGGACGCACTGGTCGCGCGCCAGATCCAACTGCTGTACCTGCAGTACCTCGAAAAGCAGGTCGCGCCGGAACTGCTCAAGAAGATCACCTCGAAGGCGAACGCCGTCGAACAGGCGTTCAACGTGTTCCGCGCGAAAGTGGACGGGCAGGAGATCCCGGACAGCAAGGTGCGCAGCACGCTCAAGGAGTCCACCGATTCGGCACTGCGGCAGAAGGTGTGGGAAGCGAGCAAGGGCGTCGGGGCCGCGGTCGAAGCGGACTTGGCCGAACTGGTGAAGCTCCGCAACGAGGCCGCCACGCAGCTCGGGTTCAAGAACTTCCACGCGCTGCAACTCACGCTCAACGAACAGGACGGCCCCGAACTCATCAAGCTGTTCGACGACCTCGACAAGCTCACGAAGGAGCCGTTCACGAAGTCGAAGGCGGAAATCGACGAGCGGCTCGCGAAGAAGCTCAAGGTCGGGGTCGCGGACCTGCAAGCGTGGCACTACTTCGATCCGTTCTTTCAAGAATCCCCCGCGGTCTTTGATGCGAACCTCGACGCGCCGTACACGAAGGCCGATCTGCTCAAGCTGTGCCGCGACTTCTACGCGGGCATCGGGCTCCCCATTGATGACGTGATCGCGCGGAGCGACCTGTACGAGAAGAAGGGCAAGTCGCCGCACGCCTTCTGCACCGACATCGACCGCGAGGGCGACGTGCGCGTGCTCGCGAACATCGTGCCCAATGAATACTGGATGGGCACGATGCTCCACGAACTGGGGCACTCGGTGTACTCGTCGAAGAACATCCCCCAGACGGTGCCGTACCTGCTCCGGGCCGAAGCGCACATCCTCACGACCGAGGGCGTCGCGATGCAGTTCGAGCGGTTCAGCAAGTCGCGCCCGTGGCTCGAAAAGATGGGCGCGAAAGTCGAAGCGCCGGCCGAGTTCGATGAAGCCGCCAAGAAGGTGCAGCGGAACCAACTGCTCATCTTCAGCCGGTGGTGCCAAGTGATGCTGCGGTTCGAGAAGGCCATGTACGAAGACCCCAAGCAGAACCTCAACAAGCTCTGGTGGGATCTGGTGGAGCAGTACCAGCAGGTGAAGAAGCCGAAGGACCGCAACGCCCCGGACTACGCGAGCAAGATCCACATTTGCAGCGCCCCGGTGTACTACCACAACTACATGATGGGCCAGTTGTTCGCCTCGCAGGTCCACCACGCGCTCTCGAAAGCCGTGTTCAACGCGGACCCCAAGACAACCATCTACATCGGCGAGAAGAAGGTGGGCGCGTTTATGAAGGAGAAGGTGTTCGAGCCGGGCCGCACGAAGACGTGGAAGGAACTGACCAAGTTCGCGACCGGCGCGGAGCTGAGCCCGGCCGCGTTCGCGAAGGACTTCGAGGGGTAAGGAAATGACGGCGAGTGGCTCTCGATCGAGCCACCCGCTTGCATCAATCCCAGTTCGTGGGGCTACGATCCGCCTCACGAGCCCAACCACGCCCCGATCTTCGCCTCCAAATCCTTCACGAACTGGCTCCGCGGAAGCACGCGATCGCACCCCGCGTGCCGGTCGGCGCGCAGCACGTCCACCTCGACCGTCGCGATGGGCGACGCGGTGATCCGCTTCGCCCCCGGTGATGGCGACGCGGCAGGCGCCGGCGGAAGTGGGGGCCGTCAGTCGCTCAGCTTCCACACCTTCGCCGTCTTGTCCACCGACCCGGAGATCAGCCGCCGGCCGGCCGGCCCGAACGCCAGCGCGGTCACCTTGTCGGCGTGCCCGGCGACCTCGCCATTCGGCTTCCCAGCTGTGGCGTCGAACACCCGCACCACGCGGCCGCACGCCGTCGCCACCCGCTTGCCGTCGGATGAGAACGCCACCGCGACGACAGTACCGTCGTGGCCCTTCAGCGCGCACAGCTCGGCCCCGGCGCAGTCGTACACCCGGGCGAACCCACCCGCGCCGACCACCGCCAACCGCCCGCCGTCGTCGGTCAGTCGCACCCCGGTTACGGTCGCCTCCTTCTTCAACTTGATCGCGTGCAACTCCTTCAGCGTGGCCGCATCGAACACGCGGACGGCCGCGTCGTCCCCCGCGACCGCGAGCCGCTTCCCGTCCGCGGACAGGTCGGCGTGCAGCACCGCGGCGCCGCCCGGGTACTCGAACACCGCCCGGTGGTTGAGGTGGTTCTTCTGGTCGGTCCACGGATTCCCGTGCAGGTGGAGCTGATCCTTTCGGACCGGCTGATTGGGCATCGGCAATTTCCGATTCACGAACGTGGTCAGGTCAGCCGAGAAGGCTACGGCGTCGAATCCACTCATGGTGTCACCGACCAACGCTTCCGGGATCCGCCGGTACCGAACCGTTCCGCCGGACGGCTGATCGAAGAACGTCTCCGGGAAGGTCATGAGCAGGTGTTCGTCGCCCTTGGTAAACCGCAGTGCGCGGGCGGGGGATTTCGGGAACCACGCGCCCCGAACTTCCAGCGGTAACGGCTTCCCGTCGATCGCGTTCCACACCCGCGCACGGGGCTGGGCGCACTCGACTTCGAAGGTCGCGAGTGCCTTCTCCCCGAACGCGACCGCCGACACCGCGGACGTGTGCTCCAGGGCGAACTCCTCGACCCACTCGACCTTCCGCGCCGGCACCGGGGCGGCTGCCCGTACCGCGACCGCGGGCGGCCCGACCCGCGCCGCAGCCGGCAGGTCGGAGTCGCCCGCCCACCCGACCACCGCGACGGTCAGAGCCAGAACCGCCACAGGCACGAGACGCAAGTTCGAAGCAAGCATTGTTCGCAGTACCCCGTTCGCGAGTTCCAGAACCGTCCCGGACGCGCGTCCGTCGGCCCGGGCCGACGCGGCCCCCGCCAGGGCGACCGGGACGGCCGCCACCCCGCCGACCGCCGGGGCCAGCCCGCGCCGCCGCAACCGCTCGGCCAGCACCTTCCGGGCCTTCGCCAGCCGGCTGCTGAGCGTCCCCTCGGCGATCCCCAACCGTGCCGCGGCCTCGGCCCGCGGTAGCCCCTCGATCTCGCACAGCAGCACCGCCGCGCGGAGGGCCGGCGGCAGCGCGGCGACTTCGGCGTCTACCGCCGCGGCGGTGTCATCGGGTTCGGCACCCGGAGCCGAGCGGTCCGGGAGCGAGCCGGGGAGCAATTCGCGGTGCTTCCGTCGCCGCATGGCTGCCGCCTCCGCCGCCGCCTTCCGGGCCACCCCGAACAGCCACCCGCCGACCGCCCCCGGCGGGCGGACGGTGTGCGCCTTGCGGGCGAGCACCACGAACACCGCCTGGAACGCGTCCTCGGCCAGGTGGTGGTCGCCGAGCGCCCGCCGGCACACCCCGAACACGGCCGGCCCGTACCGCCGCGCCAGCTCCTCGAACGCCGCTTCGCTCCGCTCGGCCGTGTACCGGCGCACCAAATCCCCGTCCGCCTCGTCGCGGGCGGAGAGGCGGCGAACGAAGTTCGTTAGGATGGGGAGCGACATGCGCTGGTGCCCTCAGATCGGTCACTCTGTTATCTGCACCCCGGGCGGCCGCGCGTCGCGCAAATCCGGAGAAAAGACGAAAGTGCCGCTGCGTCCGGGGAGGCCCGTGGGGACGCGGTCATGAGAACCCCGCGAACGGGGCGTGGCAAACGCTCAAAAGAAATGGCGACGGGTGGCTCTCGATCGAGCCACCCGCTTGCATCAATCCCAGTTCGTGGGGCTACGATCCGCCTCACGAGCCCAACCACGCCCCGATCTTCGCCTCCAAATCCTTCACGAACTGACTCCGCGGGAGCACGCGATCGCACCCGGCTTGTCGGGCGGCACGCAGCACATCCGCCTCGACGTGCGACCCGTAAGCGGTCACACGCGGCACGACCTCGCACACCGTTTTCAGTTCCGCTAGCAGCCCCGGGAGATCGAGGCCCGGGTTGTGAACGTCCAGAATGATCCCACCGGGCGCGGCAGAGCGAGCCGCGACGAGAAGATCGGTCTGCGTGCGGACCATGCGCACGGTCAACCCGGCCGCGCGTGCGGCGCCCGATACGCGGCTGAAGAAAATCAGGTCGTCGCACAGCATCAACCCGTGCGGTCCGGCACTCGCGGTCACTTTTTCTCCCCCAATCCCTTCGCTTCGAGGGTCATGTCGATCACTTTCGCAAGGCCCTCATCGAACTTGTTCTCCTTGAAACTCGCGAGCAGCGCGGACTTGAGCTTGGGTCCGAGGTCGGCCGGGAGATCCTTCGAGACTTCGATGTACAGGGTTGCGGGCTTCTTGCTCACCAGGACGTACACGCCGTGCAGTTTGAGTTCCTTGGCCCGCGCGTCCACCATCTCCTTGAAGAACTTCTCGCGCTCGGCCGGTTTCAGCGCGGCGATTTTGTCCGCGTCGCCCTTCGGCGGGGTCATGAACGTCTCGACGACGAAATCGGTGTTCTTCTCCTTGAGCAACTTCTCCGCGGTGGGCGCGACTCGCTTCCACGCGGTCTCACCGAAGAACTTGCCGTCGTCCTTGCTCTCGAGTGCCTTCTCGCGTGGCGCTTTGGGCGGATCTTTGGGCTGAGTGGCCGGGGCCGCGCCCGCGCGGAGCAACTGAACCGAGCGCCGGTTCACGAGCCGCTTCACTTCGGAGAGATCGACGAAGATGCTGATCGATTGCGCATCGAGCGCACCGCCCTGCGTGACCCCGACCAGTTCGCCCTTATCGTTCACGAGCGGTCCGCCGCTGTCGCCCGGATTGGTGGGCGAATCGGTCTCGATCACCTTTGCCTCGAAGGACACCGTGGTCCGCTCGTCGAGCTTCACCTTCCACTTCTTGCTGTACACCTGGCGCACCTTGCCCGGCGTGTACACCCACAGCGCGCCACTCTTGCCCGGGTTGCCGATGGAGTGGACCGACTGACCCGGGTCCGGGCTCTCGGGCGCGAGCGGCAGCTCCGTTGCCCCGTCCGGAACGCGGTCGATGCGGATCAGCGCGAGATCGGCCTGCTTGTCCAGTTCGAGCACCTCGCCCGTAATACCGAGCTTACCGGCCCGGTCGGTGTAATACTTCCGCTCCGAGATCGTCTTCTTCCCCTCGCGCCCCTCGAATTCCGGGAAGTACACGGTCGCGGCCTTCACGTCGCCCACCACGTGGTAGTTGGTGAGGACGAGCCGCCGCCCCTTATCCACGAGCGACCCGGTACCGGTCGCGAGCTTACCGCCGCCCCGATCGGAGTGGACCCACACCGTCGAGCGCACCACTTTCTGGTACACCGACGAGCCCGCGTCCACCGTTTGCGGCGCGGGTTCGGTCTTCGGCTGGCCCAGCGCGGTCGGCGCGAACAGCGTGAGCAGCAACAGAGCGCATAGGGTTCGGCGCATTGGCGACCTCGCGAGCGGTAAGGGAGCGTTCCCAATTCTACGCACCTTGCCGGGTTGGTGGAACTGTCCCCCGCCCCGTGGTCGCCGCGGTGTGTCGGGAAGTGTCCGGCCAGCCCGTGACCGGCACGGAGCGGGTGTACTGCATTCGTTGCCGTACCCCAATACTTGAGAGATTTCGGCGGTTTTCCTCTGGCGTCCGCCGCGGCGCAACGGTATTTCCCCACACACAAACGCAAAACAGTTCGCACCGGTCCACACGCACGGGGGAAGTCCATGCGCAAGAAGGCGCTGTTGGGGGTCGGTCTGGCGTTGTTCACGGGGAGCGCGGGGACGGCGCAGTTCGCGTCGGAGCGCCCCGTCGGGGCACCGGCGGGGTTACCGGCCGCTGCACCCAGGGCGCAGCCCGCGACCCTTCCGCCCGGTCTATCGCCGGTCGGACCCGGGAGCGCCGCCCCGCAACCCGGCCGCAGCCCGTTCGCGCCCGCACCCGTGGTCCCGGCCGGCGGTGCCTACGTGCCCCCGACGAGCGGGGTCCAACCGGCCACGTACAACACGATCCCGCGCCCGGAGCCGCTCCCGACGAACCTGGAAATCAAGACCGCGCTCGAGCCCAATCACGAGTGGCGCATCAAGCCGGAGCACGGGGCGTTCTTCATCATGGTGAAGAGCTACGTGCGGCCCGCGAAGGGCTCGAAGGACGCGGTCGAAGACAAGGGGCTGAGCGCGCGCGAACTCGCCGAGGGCTTGGCCGGCGAAATCCGCGAGCAGTACAAGGTGGGGGCGTGGCTGTTCGAGTACGTTTCGGAAGAGCGGAAGGCCGAGATGCGGCAGATCGCGGCCGCCCGACAGAAGGCCGCGATCTACGCCGAACAGCTCAAGGTCTTTCAGCAGAAGAGCCAGGTCCAAAACATGGAGTTCCTGGCCCCGGACAACAAGCTCCACATCATGACGCACAACCACCGCGACCAGATCGGCGTGCTGGTCGGCGGGTTCCAGACCGAAGCGGACGCACTGAAGGCGCTCGTGAAACTGAAGACGTGGCCGACCCCGAAAAACGAAGTGCTGCTCGATAAGGGGCTGATCCTGAGTACCGTTGAGGGCAAACAGGTGGCCGAGTCCGCGGCCATCAACCCCTACGCGACGGCGTTCGTAGTACCCAACCCGTCGGTTCCGCGGGCCGCCGGCCCGCAGGGGCCGAGAAAGCTCGACCCGTTCATCGTGAAACTCAACGAGGGGCAGCCGTACAACCTGCTGAAGGCGACGAAGGGGTGGACGCTCGCGGTGAAGTCGTTCACCTCGCCGGTGGAGATCGTGAACAAGAACTCCGACCCGAGCGTGATGCGGAAAATGGGGTTCAGCAAGGGCACGGACGTGCTCGCGGCCGGGGCGGAGCAGGCCGAATCGATGGCGAAGGCGCTGCGCTCCATGAAGGGGCCGGCCGGGGTCGACGGGCGCGGCGGGCAGCCGCTCAACCTCGAAGCGTTCGTGTTACACACCCGCAGCGCGAGCCTCGTTACGGTCGGTCAGTTCGACGGGCCGGACGACCCCGCCCTGGTCGCCGTCAAGCGGGTACTCGTTGCGATGACGGTGAAGGTGACCGAGGACCAGCACGGGTCGCGCCCGGCGATGAACGCCCCCGCGCTGTTCGACGATATCATCGCGATGCCGATCCCGAAGCGGGACTGAGCGACGCGCGGTGGCGCCGGGCCGGTCCCGCGTTCGCACAGAGGTGCAGCGCGGAAGCGGCCCGGTGCCACCGCGCCCGGTTGGTTCTCGAACGGGCACTCAGTCCGGGGCGCGAAGCAGCCGGAAAACTTCGGCGAGAAATGCGGTCACGAACGCTTCGATGCCGGGCGCAGTGCGCTCGGAGTTCCCGGCCACGTTCAGCACGCGGACGTTGTTTCGCGCGAGCCAATCGACCACGTCCGCAGGCGCGATCGAAGCATCCGGGGCGACCGCGAAGTGCGGGCGCCCGTAGCGCTCGCACAATTCTCGGGTGAGTTTTTCGCCGGGCGAATCCCAGTCGGTCGCGAACCGGAGCGTGGCGTCCGATTCCTTCACGTTGAGTGCCGTGCGAGGCGGGTACCGGTCGCTCGCGTGCTCGCGCACACCGTAGAGACCGGCGAACTCCGGGCGCGCGCCGTCCAGCGCGCGAAACCCCTTCGGCATCCACCCCCCGGTCGCGATCCCGGCGGCCCGCGCCGCCACCAAACCGGCGCGATCCGCCCCGGTCTGCCCGCCGGAAATCACGCGCTCCAGTTTCATGCCCCCTCCGCGGTCGCGCCCCCTCGCATCTTATCAGCTCGGCGATGCGCGGGGCGGTCAGGCCACGGCGCCGACGGGTTGAGCGCACACGTCCGGTTCGGTCGGCGCCGTGTCCGGCCGCGACCCGCCGCGCCGCGGGAGCGCGTCCTCCACGGCCAGGACCAGTTCGTTCGGGCGGTACGGCTTCTTCACGAACCCGGCCATCCGCTCCTTTTCCAGGTCGGAGAGCTGCTCGACCGCGTACCCGCTGGCGAAGAGCACTTTCACGCGCGGGTTCATCCCGAGGAGCTGCCGGAACGCCTCGTGCCCGGAAAGTACGGGCATGGTCAGGTCGAGCAGCACGAGGTCGATTCGGTCCCGCTCCTTCGCGTACAGTTCGACCGCCTCCCGGCCGTCGGCCGCCTGGAGCACGCAGTACCCGCGGCTCTGGAGGGTCATAACGGCGAGTTTGCGAATGAGTTCCTCGTCGTCCACGACGAGCACCGTTTCCTTGCCGGCCCGGTTCGAGGGGGCCGGGGTCGCGGGGGGGGCGTGCGCCTTCACCGCCTCGCCCCGCGGGAGGTAAATGTCGAACCGCGTCCCCGTGCCCACTTCGGAATGGCAGTCGATCCAGCCCTTGTGCTGGCGCACGATCGCGAACACCATCGCGAGCCCGAGCCCGGTCCCCTTGCCCACGTCCTTGGTGGTGAAGAACGGCTCGTAGATGCGGGCCTTCACCTCCGGAGCCATCCCGGCGCCGGTGTCGGTCACCCGCAGGCGCACGAAGTCGCCGCGCTTCGCGGCCGGCCCGTCGGCGACCGCGGCGCACGACGTTTCGATGGCGATCCGCCCGGCGCCGCCGATCGCGTCGCGGGCGTTGATGCACAGGTTCATCAGCACCTGGTTGAGCTGCGTCGGGTCCGCCTGCACCGCCCACAGGTCGGCCCCCAGGTGCGTCTCGATCCGGGTGAGCGGGTCGATGGTGCGCTGGAGCAGCGCGACGACCTCGGTGATGATCCCGTTGAGGTTGGTGGGGCGCCAGTCCAGTTGGTGCCGGCGCGAGAACCCGAGGAGCCGCTGGGTCAGGGCCGCGGCCCGCACCGCGGCGCTCTGGGCGGAGACCACCAGCCCGTGGTCCGGGTGCCCGGGCGCGAGGTCCGCGAGCATCATCTCGAGGTTACCGAGGATGACCGTGAGCAGGTTGTTGAAGTCGTGCGCGATCCCGCCGGCCAACTGGCCGATCGCGTCCATCTTGCTGGCCTGGTGGACGTGGGCCTCGAGCTTGCGCTGCTCGGTCACGTCCCAGCAGATGCCGAGCACGCCGGTGGTGCGCCCGGTCGCGTCGCGGACCGGGGTCAGGACGCGGCGCACGCACGTCCGGCGCTCGCCCACGAGCACCTCGGACTCGCTCTCGACGCTCCGGCCGTCGGCGAGCACGGTCCGCACCTCTTCGGTGTGCGCGCGCGCGGGGTCGGGGTCGTACAAGTCGAGTTCGGTGGCCCCGATGACTTCGGCCTCCGCGCGCCCGACGCTCTTACAGAACTGTGCGTTGGCCGCGACGTAGCGGTGCTCGTGGTCCTGGAGGAAGATCCCCTGGCCCAGGTTCTCGATCAGGGTCCGGTACTTCTCCTCGCTCTGGCGCATCGCGCGCTCCGCGAGCTGGCGCTCGCGCACCTCGTTCTCCAGCGCGAACGTGCGGCGCCGGGCCGTTTGCGCGAGGTGCGCGGCCAGCGCCAGGAGCCCGGTCGTGAGGAGCCCGACCAGGAGCGCCAGTTTGGGCAGCGCCAGGTTCTCCCGGGCGAGCGCGTCCGGCGTGGGCCACACCGTGAGGCGCCACTCGCGCCCGCGGAAGGTGATCGGGAGGCTCTGGCTCCACCGGCCCCCGGCCCCCGGCTGCGCGCCGTAGCGGGTGAAGACCTCCTCGTCGCCCTCGGAGATGGTCACCCCGTAGCCGGCCGCGGCATTGGCGTTGAGGACGTTGGCGTAGAACTGCTGCACGGAGATCGCGCTCACCATCCCGCCGCCCGCCCCCTTCGCCCGGCCGGGCGCGAACAGGAGCATCACGCGCTGGCCGCGCCAGCACGAGCGCGGGGGCCGGACCAGCGCGAACTGCCCGGTCGCCACGGCCCCGGCCAGCGCCTCGCCCCCGCCCAGGTCCGCGAACGTCGCCGGGTGCGGCGCGCCCGACTCGATCCAGACGAGCCGGCGCTGGGCGTCGAGGCACGCGACCCCGAGGCACCCGGGGATCTGCCCCAGGTAGTTGCCCGCGTCCAACTTCATCGGCTCCGGGACCGGCCCGTCCGCGGGCGCGTCGGGCCAGCGCTCGGCCAGTTCGACGAGCAGGGTCATTTCCGTCGGGACGCGCTCCATCACGAGGCGCTGGATGTGCGCGGTCTCGAACTGGACCTGGCGGTGCATGCGCTCGTCCTGCTCCGCGTCGAGGACCAGCCACAGCGCGACGGTGAGCGCGGCCCCGGCGCCCCCGAACGCGAGCGGGACCGCGTGCCCGAGCACGACCGCCGGGGTGCCCCTGCGGACGCCGGAGGCGAGCAGCGCCAGCCCGCCGACCCAGACCCCGACGATCCCCAGTACCGACGGCCCCGACGGGAGGACCACGAACCCGCCCGCGCGGACCGTTACCAGAAGGGCCGGTGCGCCGAGTACCAGTACCGCGCCGATCAGGGTGCCACCGATCGCCTGGAGCAGCGCCCGCCCGCGCAGCGTACCGAGACCGATCGCGAGCGCGGCGAGGCAGAACCCGGCCCCGGTGCTCGGGGCCGACCCGCCCGGTCCGGCCGGGACCGCGTACCGCGACGGGGTGAACGCCCAGCGGTCGAGGGGGAGGCCCGCGCCCGGAACGGACGCGAGGAGCACGAGCGCCCCGATCAGGAACAGCCCGCCCGC is from Gemmata palustris and encodes:
- a CDS encoding sigma-70 family RNA polymerase sigma factor; its protein translation is MSLPILTNFVRRLSARDEADGDLVRRYTAERSEAAFEELARRYGPAVFGVCRRALGDHHLAEDAFQAVFVVLARKAHTVRPPGAVGGWLFGVARKAAAEAAAMRRRKHRELLPGSLPDRSAPGAEPDDTAAAVDAEVAALPPALRAAVLLCEIEGLPRAEAAARLGIAEGTLSSRLAKARKVLAERLRRRGLAPAVGGVAAVPVALAGAASARADGRASGTVLELANGVLRTMLASNLRLVPVAVLALTVAVVGWAGDSDLPAAARVGPPAVAVRAAAPVPARKVEWVEEFALEHTSAVSAVAFGEKALATFEVECAQPRARVWNAIDGKPLPLEVRGAWFPKSPARALRFTKGDEHLLMTFPETFFDQPSGGTVRYRRIPEALVGDTMSGFDAVAFSADLTTFVNRKLPMPNQPVRKDQLHLHGNPWTDQKNHLNHRAVFEYPGGAAVLHADLSADGKRLAVAGDDAAVRVFDAATLKELHAIKLKKEATVTGVRLTDDGGRLAVVGAGGFARVYDCAGAELCALKGHDGTVVAVAFSSDGKRVATACGRVVRVFDATAGKPNGEVAGHADKVTALAFGPAGRRLISGSVDKTAKVWKLSD
- a CDS encoding UbiA family prenyltransferase translates to MNRDRLLAFAQLLRIPNVFTAFADIALGACVGAALLPSAPAQFWGAYLILALASGCLYLAGMVWNDFFDFAEDKKNRAFRPLPSGRVSRGTAVVLGVLLFAAGIALAGTAGFVAQAEWTHEPLVFALGLIAAVLIYDGGAKRTPFGPIAMAACRFLNVLFALSLVPDDVLEMEKRIHLAGVVGVYIVGVTWFARTEEGKSRQRDLALAAGVIGLALLLALLLRVKLGSSLGTFAFPYLLVGFGFLVGLPISRAIADPGSRNVQAAVKRCVLGLVFLDAVLATMFIGLPGLLVLLLLPPALWLGKWVYST
- a CDS encoding M2 family metallopeptidase — encoded protein: MHDRRTFLLTGGATVAATLIPDALSGADGNDEAAAVIKAHVTKLQPLEVASGIAWWTANTTGKDEDFQKKEEAQNKIDAALSDKKMFDRVKALKAAADKGAIKDALVARQIQLLYLQYLEKQVAPELLKKITSKANAVEQAFNVFRAKVDGQEIPDSKVRSTLKESTDSALRQKVWEASKGVGAAVEADLAELVKLRNEAATQLGFKNFHALQLTLNEQDGPELIKLFDDLDKLTKEPFTKSKAEIDERLAKKLKVGVADLQAWHYFDPFFQESPAVFDANLDAPYTKADLLKLCRDFYAGIGLPIDDVIARSDLYEKKGKSPHAFCTDIDREGDVRVLANIVPNEYWMGTMLHELGHSVYSSKNIPQTVPYLLRAEAHILTTEGVAMQFERFSKSRPWLEKMGAKVEAPAEFDEAAKKVQRNQLLIFSRWCQVMLRFEKAMYEDPKQNLNKLWWDLVEQYQQVKKPKDRNAPDYASKIHICSAPVYYHNYMMGQLFASQVHHALSKAVFNADPKTTIYIGEKKVGAFMKEKVFEPGRTKTWKELTKFATGAELSPAAFAKDFEG
- a CDS encoding DUF58 domain-containing protein yields the protein MRWFLVIVALIGAAIALQAGLVAFAGYVLLGVYLLSRYLARRWVRDLSATRACDSAPREVGETTEVTVTLTNTGAIPIAWVLVEDLLPDFAVKARTPRITVKGKRVHVVTLRGKQTKTIKYKVTFALRGYYPLGPTLLETGDVFGLHRRHRVIGKPIYVMVYPKVVDLPKYNFASERPIGEVRLQNRLFEDPTRTAGVRQYVMGDPLQRVHWKVTARTGQLHCRIYEPTTLAGATILVDFHQDGYHKRGEPHRSELAVTTAVSIAYAVSVLNVQVGFASNGRDAADRIREESLAAESPEAQVEGHATRDEARDRFEMNDESNRMRPVVVDTRRGFDQFQQIREALARLEFTDAFTFAQLALEMAARMPRDATVIAVLPRVPVETAIALGTLRRQGFAVSVILIGLDENHKLEAHGRLLAETIRDIRYANTVEELANLGANTTAYSPAAYTVDIPLS